Proteins from one Catenuloplanes atrovinosus genomic window:
- a CDS encoding serine hydrolase domain-containing protein, with translation MPVEIEAEPEAEGFSAERLRRIDAHFRRYVDDGLLPGWQIVVARHGRVVHSGVHGAEPDTLWRIYSMTKPITSVAAMSLWEEGRFQLTDEISRWLPAFAEVRVYDKGSTLRPFTVPAVEPIRVWHLLSHTSGLTYGFLRTSVVDSLYRDAGIDETLDLAATCDRYAELPLLFQPGTAWGYSVATDVLARLIEVVTGQDLDTVLRERVLGPLGMTGVRRWVDGPDVDRLAAFHVADPVTGLAVPDPATGAQALRPPVLRAGGHGLICTAADYHRFTRMLLNEGELDGRRVLGSRTVRLMTRSHLPGGLDLGALSTGGFAETTLDGVGFGLGFAVVQDTVPGHGAGNAGTYYWGGIASTAFWVDPVDRVTALFFSQLSPSSTHPIRQRLSQLVYSALVD, from the coding sequence GTGCCGGTCGAGATCGAGGCCGAGCCCGAGGCCGAGGGCTTCTCCGCCGAGCGGCTGCGCCGCATCGACGCGCATTTCCGCCGGTACGTCGACGACGGCCTGCTCCCCGGCTGGCAGATCGTGGTGGCGCGGCACGGCCGGGTGGTGCACAGCGGCGTGCACGGCGCGGAGCCGGACACGCTGTGGCGCATCTACTCGATGACCAAGCCGATCACCTCGGTCGCGGCCATGTCGCTGTGGGAGGAGGGCCGGTTCCAGCTCACCGACGAGATCAGCCGGTGGCTGCCCGCCTTCGCCGAGGTGCGGGTCTACGACAAGGGGTCCACGCTCCGCCCGTTCACCGTGCCGGCGGTCGAGCCGATCCGGGTCTGGCACCTGCTCAGCCACACGTCCGGGCTGACCTACGGCTTCCTGCGCACCTCCGTGGTCGACAGCCTGTACCGCGACGCCGGCATCGACGAGACGCTGGACCTGGCCGCCACCTGCGACCGGTACGCCGAGCTGCCGCTGCTGTTCCAGCCCGGCACCGCCTGGGGCTACTCGGTCGCCACCGACGTGCTGGCCCGCCTGATCGAGGTGGTGACCGGGCAGGACCTCGACACCGTGCTGCGCGAGCGGGTGCTCGGCCCGCTGGGCATGACCGGCGTCCGGCGCTGGGTGGACGGGCCGGACGTGGACCGGCTCGCCGCGTTCCACGTCGCCGACCCGGTCACCGGCCTGGCCGTGCCGGACCCGGCGACCGGTGCGCAGGCGCTGCGGCCGCCGGTGCTGCGGGCCGGCGGCCACGGCCTGATCTGCACCGCGGCCGACTACCACCGGTTCACCCGCATGCTGCTCAACGAGGGTGAGCTGGACGGCCGGCGGGTGCTCGGCAGCCGTACCGTGCGGCTGATGACCCGCAGCCACCTGCCCGGCGGACTCGACCTCGGCGCGCTGTCCACCGGCGGCTTCGCCGAGACCACGCTGGACGGCGTCGGCTTCGGGCTCGGCTTCGCCGTGGTGCAGGACACCGTCCCCGGCCACGGCGCCGGGAACGCCGGCACCTACTACTGGGGCGGCATCGCGAGCACCGCCTTCTGGGTCGACCCGGTGGACCGGGTGACCGCGCTGTTCTTCTCGCAGCTCTCGCCGTCCAGCACGCACCCGATCAGACAGCGGCTGAGTCAGCTGGTCTACTCCGCGCTGGTGGACTGA
- the manD gene encoding D-mannonate dehydratase ManD — MATIDRVEVLVTSPGRNFVTLRITTSDGVTGLGDATLNGRELAVAAYLRDHLAPLLIGRDPARIEDTWQYLYRGAYWRRGPVTMTAIAAVDVALWDIKGKVAGLPVYQLLGGRSRDGVLVYCHASGTDVESLLDDVARYQEQGFQAIRAQAAVPGLSGSYGVRKGQLYEPAATNLPDEQAWSTEAYLDYAPAYLAKVRERFGFGFHLLHDVHHRLTPIEAARFGRSVEGLRLFWMEDPTPAENQEAFRLIRRHTTTPIATGEVLSSIWDVQALITEQLIDYVRTTVVHAGGITHLRRIFDLAALYQVRTGSHGATDLSPVTVAAAVHLDITVPNFGIQEHMGHTAETYEVFRGTPRLENGMLFPSEEPGLGMEYDDEAAARFPYEAKYLPVARRLDGSVHDW; from the coding sequence GTGGCAACGATCGATCGGGTCGAGGTGTTGGTGACGTCGCCGGGGCGCAACTTCGTGACGCTGCGGATCACCACGTCGGACGGTGTGACCGGGCTGGGCGACGCCACGCTGAACGGGCGTGAGCTGGCCGTCGCCGCCTACCTGCGGGATCATCTGGCGCCGCTGTTGATCGGCCGGGATCCGGCGCGCATCGAGGACACCTGGCAGTACCTGTATCGCGGTGCCTACTGGCGGCGCGGGCCGGTGACGATGACCGCGATCGCGGCGGTGGACGTGGCGCTCTGGGACATCAAGGGCAAGGTCGCGGGGCTGCCGGTCTACCAGTTGCTCGGCGGCCGGTCGCGGGACGGCGTGCTGGTCTACTGCCACGCCAGCGGCACGGACGTGGAGTCGCTGCTGGACGACGTGGCGCGCTATCAGGAGCAGGGCTTCCAGGCGATCCGCGCGCAGGCCGCGGTGCCGGGGCTGAGCGGCAGTTACGGCGTGCGCAAGGGGCAGCTCTACGAGCCGGCGGCCACGAACCTGCCGGACGAGCAGGCCTGGAGCACGGAGGCGTATCTCGACTACGCGCCGGCCTACCTGGCGAAGGTGCGGGAGCGGTTCGGGTTCGGCTTCCACCTGCTGCACGACGTGCACCACCGACTCACCCCGATCGAGGCGGCCCGGTTCGGCAGGAGCGTCGAAGGGCTGCGGCTGTTCTGGATGGAGGATCCGACGCCGGCCGAGAACCAGGAGGCGTTCCGGCTGATCCGGCGGCACACCACCACGCCGATCGCGACCGGCGAGGTGCTGTCGTCGATCTGGGACGTGCAGGCGCTGATCACGGAGCAGCTGATCGACTACGTGCGGACCACGGTGGTGCACGCGGGCGGCATCACGCACCTGCGCCGCATCTTCGACCTGGCCGCGCTCTACCAGGTGCGCACCGGCTCGCACGGCGCGACCGACCTGTCGCCGGTCACGGTCGCGGCGGCCGTGCACCTGGACATCACCGTGCCGAACTTCGGCATCCAGGAGCACATGGGACACACGGCGGAGACGTACGAGGTGTTCCGGGGCACGCCGCGGCTGGAGAACGGCATGCTGTTCCCGTCCGAGGAGCCGGGGCTGGGCATGGAGTACGACGACGAGGCCGCGGCCCGCTTCCCGTACGAGGCGAAGTACCTGCCGGTGGCACGCCGCCTCGACGGTTCCGTGCACGACTGGTGA
- a CDS encoding MFS transporter: MSDVRSALHEPATRKAMIRLLPIIGIAYFMSYVDRTNVALAKTALEADVGISAAAYGLGAGLFFVSYALLEVPSNLVLYRVGPRVWITRIAVTWGAVSAAMMFVQNDISFYVLRLLLGAAEAGLFPALMYMVTLWFSQKHRVTMVGLIYTAPCIGIFIGSPMGGALMELDGLAGLHGWQWMFLVEGLVTILVGGLVWLTLPDRPSDAKWLTPDEAAVLTEHAVSRDAPTATHLRGNLRLIFGRPVVLLIAGIYFVNQSIAAGVGFNFPAVLQELGLTSPFLIGVVAGSGGISALAGVLFFPWLKRRFGREVLLIGVCATGTLLIMIGFLTTTDAVYRVFLIFISSFFGFGTLPLFWSVAMSRMSGLAAAAGLAFINTLGITGGFVGPVVYGRIEQSTGSLFAPYYVIVAAACVGLALVPVLALVIRRERRPGGGAPAVPDESVPEPA; encoded by the coding sequence ATGTCGGATGTGAGGTCCGCACTACACGAACCGGCGACCAGGAAGGCGATGATCCGGCTCCTGCCGATCATCGGAATCGCATACTTCATGTCCTATGTCGACCGCACCAACGTGGCGCTCGCGAAGACGGCGCTGGAGGCCGACGTCGGGATCAGCGCCGCGGCGTACGGGCTGGGCGCGGGTTTGTTCTTCGTGTCGTACGCGCTGCTGGAGGTGCCGAGCAACCTGGTGCTCTACCGGGTCGGCCCGCGCGTCTGGATCACCCGCATCGCGGTGACCTGGGGCGCCGTCTCCGCCGCCATGATGTTCGTGCAGAACGACATCTCGTTCTACGTGCTGCGCCTGCTGCTGGGCGCGGCCGAGGCGGGCCTGTTCCCCGCACTGATGTACATGGTGACGCTCTGGTTCTCGCAGAAGCACCGGGTCACCATGGTCGGGCTGATCTACACGGCGCCCTGCATCGGCATCTTCATCGGCTCCCCGATGGGCGGCGCGCTGATGGAGCTCGACGGCCTCGCCGGCCTGCACGGCTGGCAGTGGATGTTCCTGGTCGAAGGGCTGGTGACGATCCTCGTCGGCGGCCTGGTCTGGCTCACGCTGCCGGACCGGCCCTCCGACGCGAAGTGGCTGACGCCGGACGAGGCGGCCGTGCTCACCGAGCATGCGGTCAGCCGGGACGCGCCCACCGCGACCCACCTGCGCGGCAACCTCCGGCTCATCTTCGGCCGCCCGGTGGTGCTGCTGATCGCGGGCATCTACTTCGTCAACCAGTCGATCGCGGCCGGCGTTGGCTTCAACTTCCCGGCGGTGCTCCAGGAGCTGGGGCTGACCAGCCCGTTCCTGATCGGCGTGGTGGCCGGCAGCGGTGGCATCTCCGCGCTGGCCGGCGTGCTGTTCTTCCCGTGGCTCAAGCGCCGGTTCGGCCGTGAGGTGCTGCTCATCGGCGTCTGCGCGACCGGCACGCTGCTCATCATGATCGGGTTCCTGACCACCACGGACGCGGTCTACCGGGTCTTCCTGATCTTCATCTCCAGCTTCTTCGGGTTCGGCACGCTGCCGCTGTTCTGGTCGGTCGCCATGTCGCGGATGTCCGGGCTGGCCGCGGCGGCGGGACTGGCGTTCATCAACACGCTCGGCATCACCGGCGGGTTCGTCGGGCCGGTGGTGTACGGCCGGATCGAGCAGAGCACCGGCAGCCTGTTCGCGCCCTACTACGTGATCGTGGCGGCGGCCTGCGTCGGGCTGGCGCTGGTGCCGGTCCTGGCGCTGGTGATCCGGCGGGAGAGGCGGCCCGGCGGCGGCGCTCCGGCCGTACCGGACGAGTCCGTGCCCGAGCCGGCCTGA
- a CDS encoding alpha/beta hydrolase — MIRRTTVGGAAGALLLAVLAAPVSAGPPPLRWTPCADGFECATVPVPLDHDDPAGPRISIALTRMPATDPDRRIGSLVINPGGPGLSGVSFVQTYLRDLPAELRARFDIVGFDSRGLGASTALRCYATAEEQRADQAPFLYPETPAEEEVWRRADDRLAAACDRRGHPIIDHMSSADVARDLDLLRVRLGDRKLTFLGYSFGSILGQTYANLFPRTVRALVIDGVIDPVTATRPGPAGHTTPTATRMGSGRDATRTLEEFFRVCDAAGAACAFSGDASGRFARLAERVRRAPVPITDPFTGAPVVLTYNDLIGVALWGTWNAARWPDLARYLAGVEHQLFPSGRRAPPAPEAYPNQFEGEFGVACSDTVNPRSFRAWRDAADRAEREQGYFGRIYAWVWSACRSWPPSAGQDRYDGPWTARTAAPVLIVGNHFDPATPYAGALAAARLLPNSRLLTFAGWGHVAFHLQGNDCVDAHVTRYLIDATPPAPGTVCRPDPPFPPSGAR; from the coding sequence ATGATCCGCCGGACCACCGTCGGCGGCGCGGCCGGCGCGCTGCTGCTCGCCGTGCTGGCCGCGCCCGTCTCCGCCGGGCCCCCGCCGCTGCGCTGGACGCCGTGCGCGGACGGCTTCGAGTGCGCGACCGTGCCCGTCCCGCTGGACCACGACGACCCGGCCGGGCCACGGATCAGCATCGCGCTGACCCGCATGCCGGCCACCGACCCGGACCGGCGGATCGGCTCGCTGGTGATCAATCCGGGCGGGCCGGGCCTGTCCGGCGTCTCGTTCGTCCAGACGTACCTGCGGGACCTGCCGGCCGAACTGCGCGCCCGGTTCGACATCGTCGGCTTCGACTCCCGCGGGCTGGGCGCCAGCACCGCGCTGCGCTGCTACGCCACGGCCGAGGAGCAGCGGGCGGACCAGGCGCCGTTCCTCTACCCGGAGACGCCGGCCGAGGAGGAGGTCTGGCGGCGGGCCGACGACCGCCTCGCGGCCGCCTGCGACCGGCGCGGCCACCCGATCATCGACCACATGTCCAGCGCCGACGTGGCCCGCGACCTCGACCTGCTGCGGGTCCGGCTGGGCGACCGGAAGCTGACCTTCCTCGGCTACTCGTTCGGCTCGATCCTCGGGCAGACCTACGCCAACCTGTTCCCGCGCACGGTCCGCGCGCTGGTCATCGACGGCGTCATCGACCCGGTCACGGCCACCCGTCCCGGCCCGGCCGGGCACACCACGCCGACCGCCACGCGGATGGGCTCCGGCCGCGACGCGACCCGTACCCTGGAGGAGTTCTTCCGGGTCTGCGACGCCGCGGGCGCGGCCTGCGCCTTCTCCGGCGACGCGAGCGGCCGGTTCGCGCGGCTGGCCGAGCGGGTGCGGCGCGCTCCGGTGCCGATCACCGACCCGTTCACCGGCGCGCCGGTCGTGCTCACCTACAACGACCTGATCGGCGTCGCGCTGTGGGGCACCTGGAACGCGGCACGCTGGCCGGACCTGGCCCGCTACCTGGCCGGCGTGGAGCACCAGCTGTTCCCGTCGGGGCGGCGGGCGCCGCCGGCGCCGGAGGCGTATCCGAACCAGTTCGAGGGCGAGTTCGGCGTGGCCTGCTCCGACACGGTCAACCCGCGCTCGTTCCGGGCCTGGCGGGACGCGGCGGACCGTGCCGAGCGGGAGCAGGGCTACTTCGGCCGGATCTACGCCTGGGTGTGGAGCGCGTGCCGGTCCTGGCCGCCGAGCGCCGGGCAGGACCGCTACGACGGGCCGTGGACGGCGCGCACGGCCGCGCCGGTGCTGATCGTCGGCAACCACTTCGACCCGGCCACGCCGTACGCGGGCGCGCTCGCCGCCGCCCGGCTGCTGCCCAACTCGCGCCTGCTCACCTTCGCCGGCTGGGGTCACGTCGCCTTCCACCTGCAGGGCAACGACTGCGTGGACGCGCACGTCACCCGCTACCTGATCGACGCGACCCCGCCCGCGCCGGGCACGGTGTGCCGGCCCGACCCGCCGTTCCCGCCGTCCGGGGCCCGGTGA
- a CDS encoding DJ-1/PfpI family protein: MNRRSLLGAAAATHRRPAWSPESPLRVQVVVFDGVEEMDYTGPFEIFSIAARMSSGAATVTLAGGGEPGEITGYYGSRFTVTARLDPAAADLIVVPGGGYGNKTGPGIWGEIAKGVIPAALRAAPRPGLTISSLCTGAFLLAEAGLLTGRRCTTHHLTTAEIAERGGVITNARVVDDGDVVTASAVTSGIDLALHLVRRELGADVAVRIENLIGFERRGTVWRA; encoded by the coding sequence ATGAATCGTCGATCCCTGCTCGGTGCCGCCGCTGCCACCCACCGGAGGCCGGCCTGGTCACCCGAGAGCCCGCTCCGCGTCCAGGTGGTCGTCTTCGACGGCGTGGAGGAGATGGACTACACCGGGCCCTTCGAGATCTTCTCGATCGCCGCCCGGATGAGTTCCGGCGCCGCGACCGTGACGCTGGCCGGCGGCGGCGAGCCCGGCGAGATCACCGGGTACTACGGTTCGCGGTTCACCGTGACCGCGCGCCTGGACCCGGCCGCCGCCGACCTGATCGTCGTGCCCGGCGGCGGCTACGGCAACAAGACCGGCCCCGGCATCTGGGGCGAGATCGCCAAGGGCGTGATCCCGGCCGCGCTGCGGGCCGCGCCCCGGCCCGGCCTGACCATCTCCTCGCTGTGCACCGGCGCGTTCCTGCTCGCCGAGGCCGGCCTGCTCACCGGCCGCCGGTGCACCACGCACCACCTCACCACGGCCGAGATCGCCGAGCGCGGCGGCGTCATCACGAACGCGCGGGTGGTGGACGACGGCGACGTGGTCACCGCCAGCGCGGTCACCTCCGGCATCGACCTCGCGCTGCACCTGGTCCGGCGCGAGCTGGGCGCGGACGTGGCGGTCCGGATCGAGAACCTGATCGGATTCGAGCGCCGGGGCACGGTCTGGCGGGCCTGA
- a CDS encoding 2'-5' RNA ligase family protein encodes MARTVELLLDPDLDRGVRALWDRLAASGARSLATHPHATNRPHVTLAVVPSLSGLPDLGLPVPVRLGPARMLGRALVLEVSGLREVHARVWAAVGSENPLHAPDRWVPHVSLALRATPGSDALLHGLPPMSGRAVAARSYDLPTRTVVGLPAGRDSAE; translated from the coding sequence ATGGCGCGCACCGTGGAGCTGCTGCTCGATCCGGACCTCGATCGCGGCGTTCGGGCGCTGTGGGACCGGCTGGCCGCGTCCGGCGCGCGGAGCCTCGCCACCCACCCGCATGCCACCAACCGGCCGCACGTGACGCTCGCGGTCGTACCGTCGCTGTCCGGTCTTCCCGATCTCGGCCTGCCGGTCCCGGTGCGGCTGGGCCCGGCGAGGATGCTCGGGCGCGCGCTGGTCCTGGAGGTGTCCGGGCTGCGCGAGGTGCACGCGCGGGTGTGGGCCGCGGTCGGCTCGGAGAATCCGCTGCACGCGCCGGACCGCTGGGTGCCGCACGTGAGCCTCGCGCTGCGCGCCACGCCGGGGTCGGACGCGCTGCTGCACGGCCTGCCGCCGATGTCCGGCCGGGCGGTGGCCGCGCGCAGCTACGACCTGCCGACGCGCACGGTGGTCGGCCTTCCGGCGGGGCGCGATTCCGCGGAATGA
- a CDS encoding TetR/AcrR family transcriptional regulator, which translates to METSPQVVADARVRILDAAAEAFMRSGFSGTTIDDLARDVHATKGLVYYHFKSKFDIFLAVYGEGMRRARARVEPFAAGPGTGRSRIEAMSVAHLLNVMEDLAYHHAVHQAVRGEVSAGLKARQLEALNDLGRLRADYEEMFRAVVAEGIADGSLRRVNLRLAVRTLLSNLNAVDNWYRRIDGQTADDLHHLAVEIVDLLIGGLATNP; encoded by the coding sequence GTGGAGACGAGCCCGCAGGTGGTGGCCGACGCGCGCGTGCGGATTCTCGACGCGGCCGCGGAGGCGTTCATGCGGAGCGGCTTCTCCGGCACCACGATCGACGACCTCGCCCGCGACGTGCACGCCACCAAAGGGCTGGTGTACTACCACTTCAAGTCCAAGTTCGACATCTTCCTCGCGGTCTACGGCGAGGGGATGCGCCGCGCCCGCGCCCGGGTCGAGCCGTTCGCCGCCGGGCCGGGCACCGGCCGGTCGCGCATCGAGGCCATGTCCGTCGCGCACCTGCTCAACGTGATGGAGGACCTGGCGTACCACCACGCGGTGCATCAGGCCGTGCGCGGCGAGGTCTCCGCCGGGCTCAAGGCGCGCCAGCTCGAGGCGCTGAACGACCTCGGCCGGCTGCGCGCCGACTACGAGGAGATGTTCCGCGCCGTCGTCGCCGAGGGCATCGCGGACGGCTCACTGCGCCGGGTGAACCTGCGCCTGGCCGTCCGCACGCTGCTCAGCAACCTCAACGCGGTCGACAACTGGTACCGCCGGATCGACGGCCAGACCGCGGACGACCTGCACCACCTCGCCGTGGAGATCGTCGACCTCCTGATCGGCGGCCTCGCCACGAACCCGTAG
- a CDS encoding FG-GAP-like repeat-containing protein, with amino-acid sequence MQLVLENFGYASGGWRVERHPRFVTDLTGDGVADVLGFGEGGAWVAPNKGGGTVGDAFLAVADFGFTAGGWRVDRHPRVPADLTGDGRPDIVGFGDGGVWVALNDGNGRFTAPRLVLRDFGYTAGGWRVDRHPRFVADLTGDGRGDIVGFGNGGVWVALNNGDGTFRPPQLVLRDFGYDAGGWRVERHPRFVVDVTGDGRADLVGFGEGGVWVARNNGDGTFAQPVLTVRDFGYAAGGWRVDRHPRVLADTTGDGRPDVVGFGDGGVWVSRNDGNGGFGAPARVVADFGHSAGGWRVDRHPRYVTDLTGDGRADLVGFGDGGVWVSRNDGNGGFAAPTMVLAHFGYGAGGWRVERHPRVLADVTGDGRPDIVGFGDGGVWTAHNNGDGTFQRVRIRRDIWELQADGPWDPITLAYARAIRALQARPGSDPRSWEYQAAIHARAEQTPPGSLWNECQHGSWYFLPWHRAYLYYFEEIVRAEVIAQGGPADWALPYWNYSVPGRAALPPAFRETTMPDGSPNPLFIADRNPAMNDGASLPSTATSAARAMAFTTFTPPPAPGFGGGRTTPQQFWDLHGELEFTPHNDVHVLIGGWMSDAAMAALDPIFWLHHANIDRLWSSWLALGGGRADPADEEWRDTAWGLFDAAGNRVSLANGQLVDTAGQLGYVYQEGVAPGARPGVEPIMSARSDGEPEFVGASDRPITLTGDPARVEVPIDAPTVAARRAAVPAQVLLNLEDVAADRAPATVYEVYVRPLGTPDAVPHHVGNVSFFGIDHLGGRAAAEDRPHGFRRTFDISAWVAELRDRGEWTDAGAAVSFRPVRVEVPPDVRESADPAVVAAAVEAQSAPVTIGRVSIFYR; translated from the coding sequence ATGCAACTCGTTCTGGAGAATTTCGGATATGCGTCCGGTGGCTGGCGCGTCGAACGGCACCCGCGATTCGTCACCGATCTGACCGGCGACGGCGTGGCGGACGTGCTGGGGTTCGGCGAGGGCGGGGCGTGGGTCGCGCCGAACAAGGGTGGCGGCACGGTCGGCGACGCGTTCCTGGCCGTGGCGGACTTCGGGTTCACCGCCGGCGGCTGGCGGGTGGATCGGCACCCGCGCGTGCCGGCGGACCTGACCGGCGACGGGCGGCCGGACATCGTGGGCTTCGGTGACGGCGGCGTGTGGGTGGCGCTCAACGACGGCAACGGCCGCTTCACGGCGCCGCGCCTGGTGCTCCGCGACTTCGGCTACACGGCGGGCGGCTGGCGGGTGGACCGGCACCCGCGGTTCGTGGCGGACCTGACCGGTGACGGCCGCGGCGACATCGTCGGCTTCGGCAACGGCGGCGTGTGGGTGGCGCTGAACAACGGCGACGGCACGTTCCGCCCGCCCCAGCTGGTGCTCCGCGACTTCGGGTACGACGCCGGCGGCTGGCGGGTCGAGCGGCACCCGCGGTTCGTGGTGGACGTGACCGGCGACGGCCGCGCGGACCTGGTCGGGTTCGGCGAGGGCGGGGTGTGGGTCGCCCGCAACAACGGCGACGGCACGTTCGCCCAGCCGGTGCTCACCGTCCGCGACTTCGGGTACGCCGCGGGCGGCTGGCGGGTGGACCGGCATCCGCGCGTGCTGGCCGACACCACCGGCGACGGCCGGCCGGACGTCGTGGGCTTCGGCGACGGCGGCGTGTGGGTGTCCCGCAACGACGGCAACGGCGGCTTCGGCGCGCCGGCCAGGGTGGTCGCGGACTTCGGTCACAGCGCGGGCGGCTGGCGGGTGGACCGGCACCCGCGCTACGTGACCGACCTGACCGGCGACGGCCGCGCGGACCTCGTCGGCTTCGGCGACGGTGGCGTGTGGGTGTCCCGCAACGACGGCAACGGCGGGTTCGCCGCGCCCACCATGGTGCTCGCGCACTTCGGCTACGGCGCGGGCGGCTGGCGCGTGGAGCGGCACCCGCGCGTGCTGGCGGACGTGACCGGCGACGGCCGGCCGGACATCGTGGGCTTCGGCGACGGCGGCGTGTGGACCGCGCACAACAACGGCGACGGCACGTTCCAGCGGGTGCGCATCCGCCGCGACATCTGGGAACTCCAGGCGGACGGCCCGTGGGACCCGATCACGCTCGCCTACGCCAGGGCGATCCGCGCGCTCCAGGCCCGGCCGGGCAGCGATCCGCGCAGCTGGGAGTACCAGGCCGCGATCCACGCCCGCGCGGAGCAGACGCCGCCCGGCTCGCTGTGGAACGAGTGCCAGCACGGCAGCTGGTACTTCCTGCCCTGGCACCGGGCGTACCTGTACTACTTCGAGGAGATCGTGCGCGCGGAGGTGATCGCGCAGGGCGGCCCGGCCGACTGGGCGCTGCCGTACTGGAACTACTCGGTCCCGGGGCGGGCCGCGCTGCCGCCCGCGTTCCGCGAGACCACGATGCCGGACGGCTCGCCGAACCCGCTGTTCATCGCGGACCGCAACCCGGCCATGAACGACGGTGCCTCGCTGCCGTCCACCGCGACCAGCGCGGCGCGGGCGATGGCGTTCACCACGTTCACGCCGCCGCCCGCCCCCGGGTTCGGCGGTGGGCGCACCACGCCGCAGCAGTTCTGGGACCTGCACGGCGAGCTGGAGTTCACGCCGCACAACGACGTGCACGTGCTGATCGGCGGCTGGATGAGCGACGCCGCCATGGCCGCGCTCGACCCGATCTTCTGGCTGCACCACGCGAACATCGACCGGCTGTGGTCGTCGTGGCTGGCGCTCGGCGGCGGCCGGGCCGACCCGGCGGACGAGGAGTGGCGCGACACCGCGTGGGGGCTGTTCGACGCGGCCGGCAACCGCGTCTCGCTCGCCAACGGGCAACTGGTCGACACGGCCGGGCAACTCGGGTACGTGTATCAGGAGGGCGTCGCGCCGGGAGCGAGGCCGGGGGTGGAGCCGATCATGAGTGCCCGATCCGACGGCGAGCCGGAGTTCGTCGGCGCGTCCGACCGGCCGATCACGCTGACCGGTGACCCGGCCCGCGTCGAGGTCCCGATCGACGCGCCCACGGTCGCCGCCCGCCGCGCCGCCGTGCCCGCGCAGGTGCTGCTCAACCTGGAGGACGTGGCGGCCGACCGCGCGCCCGCCACCGTGTACGAGGTGTACGTGCGCCCGCTCGGCACGCCGGACGCGGTGCCGCACCACGTCGGCAACGTGTCGTTCTTCGGCATCGACCACCTGGGCGGCCGGGCCGCCGCCGAGGACCGCCCGCACGGGTTCCGGCGCACGTTCGACATCTCCGCCTGGGTCGCGGAGTTGCGCGACCGCGGCGAGTGGACCGACGCGGGCGCCGCGGTGTCGTTCCGGCCGGTGCGGGTCGAGGTGCCGCCGGACGTGCGCGAGTCCGCGGACCCGGCGGTCGTGGCCGCGGCCGTCGAGGCGCAGTCCGCGCCGGTCACCATCGGCCGCGTCAGCATCTTCTACCGATGA
- a CDS encoding DUF2182 domain-containing protein has protein sequence MTALRLRVARAARSHPHWPAMLLAAAAWVAILLPRPGTARHAHHADPVGFGDWVLMCVAMMVPIVLPAVRHVAVNSLRRRRLRAMAIFLAGYVGVWALAGAVLLPVAALPPRVPLLVALIALAAVWQVLPARRACLRACHRTVPLPPTGPRAAAGGLRFGVWHGLACAGVCGPLMAIMAVPGTHHPLWMIGVTAAVFLTRYPPRGRRRDGLVLDPRFRRVSEQSST, from the coding sequence ATGACGGCGCTCCGGCTCCGGGTCGCGCGTGCGGCCCGGAGCCACCCGCACTGGCCGGCGATGCTGCTGGCGGCCGCGGCGTGGGTGGCGATCCTGCTGCCCCGGCCGGGCACGGCGCGGCACGCGCACCACGCGGACCCGGTCGGGTTCGGTGACTGGGTGCTGATGTGCGTGGCCATGATGGTGCCGATCGTGCTGCCGGCGGTCCGGCACGTCGCGGTCAACAGCCTGCGTCGCCGCCGGCTGCGCGCCATGGCGATCTTCCTGGCCGGGTACGTCGGCGTCTGGGCGCTGGCCGGCGCGGTGCTGCTGCCGGTGGCCGCGCTGCCGCCGCGGGTGCCGCTGCTGGTCGCGCTGATCGCGCTGGCCGCGGTGTGGCAGGTGCTCCCGGCCCGGCGCGCGTGCCTGCGCGCCTGCCACCGTACGGTGCCGCTGCCGCCGACCGGACCGCGCGCGGCCGCCGGCGGGCTGCGGTTCGGCGTGTGGCACGGCCTGGCCTGCGCCGGCGTCTGCGGCCCGCTGATGGCGATCATGGCGGTGCCGGGCACCCACCACCCGCTGTGGATGATCGGCGTGACCGCGGCCGTGTTCCTCACCCGCTACCCGCCGCGCGGCCGGCGGCGCGACGGGCTGGTGCTGGACCCGCGCTTCCGCCGGGTCAGTGAGCAATCTTCAACCTGA